One genomic region from Leptospiraceae bacterium encodes:
- a CDS encoding WG repeat-containing protein has product MYRKLFFPILFSLFYSCSSAPLYLARQGTQFGFTDEEGIFQISPQFEEAFPFREDRARVKIGAYFGFINRSGRIVINPRFEEASDFYSGLARVKLNGKWGYLRPNGNFAIEPVYESVYDFSEGLARVFEGGRCGYINLSGKMQISLQFEYCDDFKEGLASIKLNDKYGYINFSGKMLIKPQFSFAAAYSEGYAMIMEKNRFGFIDKRGNFIVNPVYRYAGSFSEGLVRVCEDKKWSYINYEGKEVIPPQFQFARDFANGLAAVQLGDKWAFINREGKILINPLYSEAGDFQEERAFVRLDAVPGFINKEGKFFPLKK; this is encoded by the coding sequence TTGTATCGAAAACTTTTTTTTCCAATACTTTTTTCTTTATTCTACTCCTGTAGTTCAGCTCCGCTTTATCTGGCCAGGCAGGGTACTCAATTTGGATTTACAGATGAAGAAGGCATTTTTCAAATTTCTCCACAATTTGAAGAAGCTTTTCCATTTCGGGAAGATAGAGCAAGGGTGAAAATCGGAGCCTATTTTGGTTTTATCAATAGATCCGGAAGAATCGTTATAAACCCTCGTTTTGAAGAAGCTTCCGATTTTTACTCAGGTCTGGCCAGGGTAAAACTAAATGGAAAATGGGGTTATCTTCGACCGAATGGAAATTTTGCCATTGAACCTGTCTACGAAAGTGTTTATGATTTTTCGGAGGGTCTGGCCAGGGTTTTTGAAGGAGGACGTTGTGGTTATATTAATCTTTCCGGAAAAATGCAAATTAGTCTTCAATTTGAATACTGTGATGATTTCAAAGAAGGACTGGCTTCCATCAAACTCAACGATAAATATGGATATATAAATTTCTCAGGAAAGATGCTAATTAAGCCTCAGTTTTCTTTTGCAGCTGCATATTCTGAGGGTTATGCCATGATTATGGAGAAAAATCGCTTTGGCTTTATAGATAAAAGGGGAAATTTTATAGTAAATCCTGTGTATAGATACGCAGGAAGCTTTTCCGAAGGACTGGTGCGTGTTTGTGAAGATAAAAAATGGTCCTATATAAATTATGAAGGTAAAGAAGTGATTCCACCTCAGTTTCAATTCGCCAGGGATTTTGCCAATGGCCTGGCAGCGGTTCAATTGGGTGATAAATGGGCTTTTATTAATCGGGAAGGCAAAATTCTCATTAATCCACTTTATTCAGAAGCTGGAGATTTCCAGGAAGAACGGGCCTTTGTAAGGCTTGATGCAGTTCCGGGTTTTATTAATAAGGAAGGTAAATTTTTTCCTCTAAAAAAATAA
- the gatB gene encoding Asp-tRNA(Asn)/Glu-tRNA(Gln) amidotransferase subunit GatB, with protein MIEYEAVIGLEVHAQLNTESKIFSGAPTEFGNAANTQVSPVCYALPGTLPVLNELALEKAISAGLAFGCSISLFTKFDRKNYFYPDLPKGYQISQFDKPICLGGKVTFQMKDKEGENSVNLTRIHLEEDAGKLIHSQDSRQVSFLDLNRAGTPLIEIVSEPEIRSSDEAYAYLNSLKNVLRYVGVSDCNMEEGSLRCDANVSIRPKGSNELRTRVEIKNLNSFKAVKAAIDYEIEWQKDMYSRNEAFKQQTKLWDPDSNKTVSMRSKEMAHDYRYFPDPDLPVILLEQKFIDELKSKLPELPDVRKKRFQTELGLPEYDALVLTSEKEIADYFEEALKYSKDSKKTSNWVKDEVLGIVNKEGVSITGFSIEPKRLGRMIELINTGEISGKIAKTIFEEMLTSKFSPDEIMDKKGLRVVRDDKAIEELCDKVIQDLPESVDSFKKGKGKALGSLVGAVMKHSKGKADPKLVNEILIKKLNELPNV; from the coding sequence ATGATAGAATACGAAGCGGTGATCGGGCTTGAAGTCCATGCTCAATTAAATACAGAATCAAAGATTTTTTCCGGTGCTCCAACTGAATTTGGAAATGCAGCCAACACCCAGGTTTCACCTGTTTGTTACGCTTTACCGGGAACTTTGCCGGTTTTGAATGAATTAGCACTGGAAAAGGCGATTTCAGCAGGCCTGGCTTTTGGTTGTAGTATTTCGCTTTTTACTAAATTTGACCGGAAAAATTATTTTTATCCCGATTTACCCAAAGGCTATCAGATTTCCCAGTTTGATAAACCCATTTGTCTTGGCGGAAAGGTTACATTTCAAATGAAGGACAAAGAAGGGGAGAATTCTGTTAATCTTACTCGTATTCATCTCGAAGAAGATGCCGGGAAACTTATCCATTCTCAGGACTCAAGGCAGGTATCTTTTTTAGATTTAAACCGTGCCGGGACACCTCTCATCGAAATTGTTTCTGAACCGGAAATTCGAAGTTCAGATGAAGCCTACGCGTATTTAAACTCTTTAAAAAATGTCTTACGCTATGTGGGTGTGTCGGATTGCAATATGGAGGAAGGTTCCCTTCGCTGTGACGCGAATGTTTCGATACGTCCGAAAGGTTCAAATGAGTTAAGAACCAGGGTGGAAATAAAGAATTTAAATTCTTTTAAAGCAGTAAAAGCGGCTATTGACTATGAAATCGAATGGCAAAAAGATATGTATAGTCGAAACGAGGCTTTTAAACAGCAAACAAAACTATGGGATCCGGATTCGAATAAAACCGTTTCTATGCGTTCCAAGGAAATGGCCCATGATTATCGTTATTTTCCGGATCCGGATTTGCCTGTGATTCTTTTAGAACAAAAATTTATCGATGAGTTAAAATCTAAATTACCTGAATTACCGGATGTGAGAAAAAAACGCTTTCAAACAGAACTTGGTTTACCTGAATATGATGCATTGGTTCTTACTTCTGAAAAGGAAATTGCAGATTATTTTGAAGAGGCTTTAAAATATTCGAAGGATTCGAAAAAAACATCTAACTGGGTGAAAGATGAGGTTTTGGGAATTGTTAACAAAGAAGGCGTGAGTATAACCGGGTTTTCTATTGAACCGAAACGTCTGGGAAGGATGATAGAGTTAATAAACACCGGTGAGATTTCTGGAAAGATTGCAAAGACAATTTTTGAAGAAATGCTTACTTCCAAATTTTCACCTGATGAAATTATGGATAAGAAAGGTCTTCGGGTTGTGCGGGATGATAAAGCTATAGAAGAATTATGTGATAAGGTTATTCAAGATTTACCTGAATCTGTAGACTCCTTCAAGAAAGGGAAAGGGAAAGCACTTGGTTCTCTGGTTGGAGCGGTAATGAAGCACAGTAAGGGAAAAGCGGATCCGAAACTTGTAAACGAAATACTAATAAAGAAATTAAATGAACTTCCAAACGTTTGA